From a region of the Glycine max cultivar Williams 82 chromosome 14 unlocalized genomic scaffold, Glycine_max_v4.0 Gm14_scaffold_84, whole genome shotgun sequence genome:
- the LOC100784066 gene encoding G-type lectin S-receptor-like serine/threonine-protein kinase At4g27290 has translation MVRSIIMLCIWFFIFFDLPGTSTLIDSLAAGQSIRDGETLVSAGGITKVGFFSPGNSTRRYLGIWYTNVSPITVVWVANRNSPLENNSGVLKLNEKGILELLNGKNSTIWSSNISSKAVNYPIAQLLDSGNFVVKYGQEITNEDSVLWQSFDYPCDSLMPGMKLGWNLETGLERYLSSWRSVDDPALGEYTVKIDLRGYPQIIKFKGPDIISRAGSWNGLSTVGNPGSTRSQKMVINEKEVYFEFELPDRSEFGISSLTPSGTSLILYWTTQRSTRQAVLSNADKDQCGSYAFCGANSICIYDGNVPTCECLRGYAPKHPDQWNIAIWSDGCVPRNKSNCTNSYTDGFLKYTNMKLPDTSSSWFSKTMNLDECQKSCLKNCSCTAYANLDIRDGGSGCLLWFNTLVDLRNFSELGQDFYIRLSASELDHGGQRKINKKIVAIAVGVTIFGLIITCVCILVIKNPGAARKIYNKNYRNILRKEDIDLPTFSFSVLANATENFSTKNKLGEGGYGPVYKGKLLDGKELAVKRLSKKSGQGLEEFKNEVALISKLQHRNLVKLLGCCIEGEEKILIYEYMPNHSLDYFVFDESKRKLLDWDKRFDIISGIARGLLYLHQDSRLRIIHRDLKTSNILLDENLDPKISDFGLARSFLGDQVEANTNRVAGTYGYMPPEYAARGHFSVKSDVFSYGVIVLEIVTGKKNREFSDPECYNNLLGHAWRLWTEEMALELLDEVLGEQCTPSEVIRCVQVGLLCVQQRPQDRPNMSSVVLMLNGEKLLPKPKVPGFYTEAEVTSEANNSLGNPRLCSVNELSITMFDAR, from the exons ATGGTGCGTAGCATTATAATGTTATGTATTTGGTTCTTCATATTCTTCGACCTGCCGGGAACTTCCACTTTAATAGACAGTTTGGCAGCGGGTCAATCTATTCGAGATGGTGAGACTTTGGTTTCAGCAGGTGGAATTACCAAAGTAGGCTTCTTTAGCCCGGGAAATTCAACAAGACGATACTTGGGTATATGGTACACAAATGTATCCCCTATAACTGTGGTGTGGGTGGCTAACCGAAATTCACCTCTTGAGAATAACTCAGGAGTCCTCAAACTCAATGAAAAAGGGATTCTTGAGCTTCTCAATGGTAAAAACAGCACCATTTGGTCATCCAATATATCAAGCAAAGCAGTTAATTATCCAATTGCACAGCTCTTGGATTCAGGAAATTTTGTAGTGAAATATGGACAGGAAATTACCAATGAGGACAGCGTCTTGTGGCAGAGTTTTGATTATCCATGTGATTCATTGATGCCAGGAATGAAACTTGGATGGAACTTAGAGACTGGTCTAGAAAGATATTTATCATCTTGGAGAAGTGTTGACGATCCTGCTTTGGGAGAATATACTGTCAAAATTGATCTAAGGGGATATCCTCAAATTATTAAATTCAAGGGACCTGATATAATATCTAGAGCAGGTTCATGGAATGGCTTGTCGACTGTTGGAAATCCGGGTTCCACTCGTTCACAAAAAATGGTGATCAATGAAAAAGAGGTGTATTTTGAGTTCGAACTTCCTGATAGATCAGAATTCGGCATATCTTCATTGACCCCTTCAGGCACATCGCTGATTTTATATTGGACAACTCAAAGAAGCACCCGGCAAGCCGTCTTGTCAAATGCGGACAAAGATCAATGTGGGAGTTATGCTTTTTGTGGTGCAAATTCTATATGCATTTATGATGGTAACGTTCCAACTTGTGAATGCCTGAGAGGATATGCTCCCAAGCATCCTGATCAATGGAATATAGCAATTTGGTCAGATGGTTGTGTTCCAAGGAATAAATCTAATTGCACAAACAGTTATACAGACGGCTTCTTGAAGTACACAAACATGAAATTGCCAGACACCTCTTCATCATGGTTTAGTAAGACCATGAACCTTGATGAGTGTCAGAAGTCATGTCTTAAAAATTGTTCTTGTACAGCATATGCAAATTTAGATATCCGTGATGGAGGAAGTGGCTGTCTACTTTGGTTTAATACTCTAGTTGACCTGAGGAATTTCTCTGAATTGGGACAAGACTTTTATATCAGACTCTCTGCTTCAGAATTAG ATCATGGTGGCCAaagaaaaatcaacaaaaagatTGTAGCAATAGCTGTTGGTGTGACTATCTTTGGATTAATTATCACATGTGTATGTATATTGGTAATTAAAAATCCAG GGGCTGCaagaaaaatttacaataagaATTACAGAAATATACTAAGGAAGGAAGACATTGATTTGCCAACTTTCAGTTTTTCAGTCTTAGCTAATGCCACTGAAAACTTTTCAACCAAAAACAAGCTTGGAGAAGGTGGCTATGGACCCGTATACAAG GGCAAACTGTTAGATGGGAAAGAGTTAGCTGTGAAAAGGCTTTCAAAGAAGTCTGGACAAGGGTTGGAAGAGTTCAAAAATGAAGTGGCATTGATTTCCAAACTACAGCACCGTAATCTTGTAAAGCTTCTTGGTTGCTGCattgaaggagaagaaaaaatattgatttatgaaTACATGCCCAACCACAGCTTGGACTACTTTGTCTTTG ATGAATCGAAAAGGAAATTGCTAGATTGGGATAAGCGTTTCGATATTATCAGTGGCATTGCTCGAGGACTTCTGTATCTTCATCAAGACTCTAGGTTGAGGATTATTCACAGAGATCTAAAAACTAGCAATATTTTACTAGATGAAAATTTGGATCCCAAAATATCTGACTTTGGTTTGGCTCGTTCATTTTTGGGGGATCAAGTTGAAGCAAACACAAATAGGGTGGCTGGAACATA tgGTTACATGCCTCCTGAGTACGCTGCACGTGGGCATTTCTCGGTGAAATCAGATGTCTTTAGTTATGGTGTGATAGTACTTGAGATTGTTACTGGGAAGAAAAACAGAGAATTTTCAGACCCAGAATGCTACAATAATCTTCTTGGACAT gcATGGAGATTATGGACTGAAGAGATGGCACTGGAACTACTCGATGAAGTGTTGGGAGAACAATGCACACCCAGTGAAGTTATACGATGTGTACAGGTAGGCCTATTATGTGTGCAACAAAGACCACAAGATAGGCCAAACATGTCGTCAGTGGTATTAATGTTGAATGGTGAAAAACTATTGCCAAAGCCAAAGGTTCCTGGATTTTACACTGAAGCAGAGGTTACATCTGAAGCAAATAATTCATTGGGAAATCCCAGACTGTGCTCAGTTAATGAACTTTCTATCACTATGTTCGATGCAAGATAG